A window from Pseudomonas sp. Tri1 encodes these proteins:
- a CDS encoding alginate O-acetyltransferase → MNPQMIKLLGLSALTAGILAATSGARADEIKAPTFTAEPCCNLCPAAHDAKNYTTRYQQNFTTLVQAQGDWLFRTQEDLRTEFNTTPAGYKRMQQLHDAFKEKGIELVLVYQPTRGLVNRNKLNPQEKAAFDYEKALGNYKSMLGRFAQMGYVVPDLSPLTNENLPETLPAHDFYFRGDQHWTPYGAQRTAKIVAEKVKQIPAFADIPKREFETKKSGRMGKTGTLHNMAGQLCGTSYAIQYMDQFTTEPKGEAGDGDLFGDSGNPQITLVGTSHSGKNYNFAGFLEEAIGADILNVAFPGGGLEGAMIQYLGSEEFQKNPPKILIWEFSPLYRLDQETIYRQMMALLDNNGCEGKPAQMSSKTALKPGKNELMVNSKNMDLRNGSHQIDIRFADTSVKTLQATLWYMNGRHEDIKIEKPDTSDTDGRFAFQLRTDEDWASQNLLAIEVQGPEAGKEPLQVEAKVCKRNVSPQAEQTAQIGQ, encoded by the coding sequence ATGAACCCACAGATGATCAAACTTCTGGGCCTGTCCGCCCTGACTGCCGGCATTCTCGCCGCTACCAGCGGCGCGCGCGCCGACGAAATCAAGGCGCCGACCTTCACCGCCGAACCGTGCTGCAACCTGTGCCCTGCGGCCCATGATGCGAAGAACTACACCACGCGCTACCAGCAGAACTTCACTACGCTGGTGCAAGCCCAGGGCGACTGGCTGTTCCGGACCCAGGAAGACCTGCGTACCGAATTCAATACCACCCCGGCCGGCTACAAGCGCATGCAGCAGTTGCACGATGCGTTCAAGGAAAAAGGCATCGAGCTGGTACTCGTCTACCAGCCGACCCGTGGCCTGGTGAACCGCAACAAGCTCAACCCACAGGAAAAGGCCGCTTTCGACTACGAAAAGGCCCTGGGCAACTACAAGTCCATGCTCGGTCGTTTCGCCCAGATGGGTTATGTGGTGCCGGACCTGTCACCGCTGACCAACGAAAACCTGCCCGAGACCCTGCCGGCCCACGATTTCTATTTCCGTGGCGACCAGCACTGGACGCCGTACGGCGCCCAACGCACCGCCAAGATCGTCGCCGAGAAGGTCAAGCAGATCCCGGCCTTCGCCGACATCCCCAAGCGTGAGTTCGAGACCAAGAAGTCCGGCCGCATGGGCAAGACCGGCACCCTGCACAACATGGCCGGGCAACTGTGCGGTACCAGCTACGCGATCCAGTACATGGACCAGTTCACCACCGAGCCCAAAGGCGAGGCTGGCGACGGCGACCTGTTCGGCGATTCCGGCAACCCGCAGATCACTCTCGTGGGCACCAGCCACAGCGGCAAGAACTACAACTTCGCTGGGTTCCTGGAAGAAGCCATCGGCGCCGACATCCTCAACGTTGCCTTCCCTGGCGGCGGTCTGGAAGGCGCGATGATCCAGTACCTGGGCAGTGAGGAATTCCAGAAGAATCCACCGAAGATCCTGATCTGGGAATTCTCGCCGCTGTATCGCCTGGACCAGGAAACCATCTATCGCCAGATGATGGCGCTGCTGGACAACAACGGTTGCGAAGGCAAGCCGGCACAAATGAGCAGCAAGACTGCCCTCAAGCCTGGCAAGAACGAATTGATGGTCAATAGCAAGAATATGGACCTGCGTAACGGCAGTCACCAGATCGACATCCGCTTCGCCGATACGTCGGTGAAAACCTTGCAAGCCACCCTCTGGTACATGAATGGGCGCCACGAGGATATCAAGATCGAGAAACCGGATACCTCCGACACCGACGGACGTTTCGCCTTCCAATTGCGCACCGACGAGGACTGGGCTTCGCAGAACCTGCTGGCTATCGAAGTCCAGGGGCCTGAAGCCGGTAAGGAGCCACTGCAAGTCGAGGCGAAAGTCTGCAAACGCAACGTATCTCCGCAAGCCGAACAAACGGCTCAAATCGGACAATGA
- a CDS encoding mannuronate-specific alginate lyase, which translates to MRTRTLKTLLAPSLLTLAIFAGATQAAAPLRPPQGYFAPIEKIKTGDAAQGCDATPTPYTGSLQFRSKYEGSDKARATLNVQSEKAFRDSTADITKIERGVSKQVMQFMRDGRPEQLECTLNWLTAWAKADALMSKDFNHTGKSMRKWALGSMASAYVRLKFSDSHPLANHPEQAQLIESWFSRMADQVVSDWDNLPLDKTNNHSYWAAWSVMATSVATNRRDLFDWAVKEYKVGVNQIDSEGFLPNELKRKQRALSYHNYALPPLAMIASFAQVNGVDLRQENNGALKRLGDRVLAGVKDPDIFEEKNGDEQEMKDLKIDSKFAWLEPFCSLYTCSEDVLERKHEMQPFKTFRLGGDLTKVYDPSHEKGEKGS; encoded by the coding sequence ATGCGCACCCGAACGTTGAAAACGCTGCTGGCGCCGTCCCTGCTGACCCTGGCGATATTCGCCGGGGCCACGCAGGCGGCAGCCCCGCTGCGCCCGCCACAGGGTTACTTCGCACCGATCGAAAAGATCAAGACGGGCGACGCAGCCCAAGGCTGCGACGCGACACCGACGCCCTATACCGGCTCCTTGCAGTTTCGCAGCAAGTACGAGGGCTCCGACAAGGCCCGTGCGACCCTGAACGTGCAGTCGGAAAAAGCCTTCCGTGACAGCACCGCCGACATCACCAAGATCGAGCGCGGCGTCAGCAAGCAAGTGATGCAATTCATGCGGGACGGTCGCCCCGAGCAACTGGAATGCACCCTGAACTGGCTGACTGCCTGGGCCAAGGCCGACGCGTTGATGTCCAAGGACTTCAACCACACCGGCAAGTCCATGCGCAAATGGGCCTTGGGCAGCATGGCTTCGGCCTATGTACGCTTGAAGTTCTCCGACTCTCACCCACTGGCCAACCACCCGGAACAGGCGCAACTGATCGAAAGCTGGTTCAGCCGGATGGCCGATCAGGTGGTCAGCGACTGGGACAACCTGCCACTGGACAAGACCAACAACCATTCCTACTGGGCCGCCTGGTCGGTAATGGCCACCTCCGTGGCAACCAACCGCCGCGACCTGTTCGACTGGGCCGTCAAGGAATACAAGGTCGGCGTCAATCAGATCGACTCCGAAGGCTTCTTGCCCAACGAGCTCAAGCGCAAGCAACGGGCGCTGTCCTACCACAACTACGCCTTGCCGCCGCTGGCGATGATCGCCAGTTTTGCCCAGGTCAACGGTGTGGACCTGCGCCAGGAAAACAACGGCGCGCTCAAGCGCCTGGGTGACCGCGTACTGGCCGGCGTCAAGGATCCGGACATCTTCGAAGAGAAGAACGGCGACGAACAGGAAATGAAGGATCTGAAGATCGATTCGAAATTCGCCTGGCTCGAACCGTTCTGCAGCCTCTACACCTGCTCCGAAGACGTGCTGGAACGCAAGCATGAAATGCAACCGTTCAAGACTTTCCGCCTCGGCGGGGACTTGACCAAGGTGTATGACCCTTCGCATGAGAAAGGCGAAAAAGGAAGCTGA
- a CDS encoding MBOAT family protein, which yields MVFSSNVFLFLFLPIFLGLYYLSGQRYRNLLLLVASYVFYAWWRVDFLLLFAGVTLWNYWIGLKVGAAGVRTKPAQRWLLLGVAVDLCILGYFKYANFGVDSLNAIMTSFGLEPFILTHVLLPIGISFYIFESISYIIDVYRGDTPATHNLIDFAAFVAIFPHLIAGPVLRFRDLADQFNNRTHTLDKFSEGCTRFMQGFIKKVFIADTLAVVADHCFALQNPTTGDAWLGALAYTAQLYFDFSGYSDMAIGLGLMMGFRFMENFKQPYISQSITEFWRRWHISLSTWLRDYLYITLGGNRKGTLMTYRNLFLTMLLGGLWHGANITYVIWGAWHGIWLAIEKAVGINTSPRSINPIRWALTFLLVVMGWVIFRSENLHVAGRMYGAMFSFGDWSLSELTRANLTGLQIATLVVAYITLAFFGLRDFYTNRPPVKTKPEVNTEANGPATAQPGLIKAVPGDNPSAIHEPGYTVGVEAQVQPAYWTADWSRYAMRALVLLLFIASILKLSAQSFSPFLYFQF from the coding sequence ATGGTATTTTCATCCAACGTGTTCCTGTTCCTGTTCTTGCCGATCTTTCTCGGCTTGTACTACTTGAGCGGGCAACGCTATCGCAACCTGCTGCTGCTGGTCGCCAGTTATGTGTTCTATGCCTGGTGGCGGGTGGACTTCCTGTTGCTGTTCGCCGGCGTGACCCTGTGGAACTACTGGATCGGCCTGAAAGTCGGTGCCGCTGGCGTGCGCACCAAACCGGCCCAGCGCTGGTTGTTGCTCGGCGTGGCGGTAGACTTGTGCATCCTGGGCTACTTCAAGTACGCCAACTTCGGCGTGGACAGCCTCAACGCGATCATGACCAGCTTCGGTCTCGAGCCGTTCATCCTGACCCACGTGCTGTTGCCGATCGGGATCTCGTTCTACATTTTCGAGTCCATCAGCTACATCATCGACGTCTATCGCGGTGACACCCCGGCGACCCACAACCTGATCGACTTCGCAGCGTTCGTGGCGATCTTTCCGCACCTGATCGCCGGCCCCGTGTTGCGCTTTCGCGACCTGGCCGATCAGTTCAACAACCGTACCCACACCCTGGACAAGTTCTCCGAAGGCTGCACGCGCTTCATGCAGGGTTTCATCAAGAAAGTGTTCATCGCCGACACCCTGGCGGTGGTGGCCGACCATTGCTTCGCCCTGCAGAACCCGACCACCGGCGATGCCTGGCTCGGTGCCCTGGCCTACACCGCACAGCTGTACTTCGACTTCTCCGGCTACAGCGACATGGCCATCGGCCTGGGCCTGATGATGGGTTTCCGCTTCATGGAAAACTTCAAGCAGCCTTACATCAGCCAGTCGATCACCGAGTTCTGGCGGCGCTGGCACATCAGCCTGTCCACCTGGCTGCGCGATTACCTCTACATCACCCTGGGCGGTAACCGCAAAGGCACGTTGATGACCTATCGCAACCTGTTCCTGACCATGCTGCTCGGTGGCCTGTGGCACGGTGCGAACATCACCTACGTGATCTGGGGCGCCTGGCACGGTATCTGGCTGGCCATTGAAAAAGCCGTGGGCATCAACACCTCGCCACGCAGCATCAACCCGATCCGCTGGGCATTGACCTTCCTGCTGGTGGTCATGGGCTGGGTGATCTTCCGCTCCGAGAACCTGCACGTGGCCGGTCGCATGTACGGCGCCATGTTCAGCTTTGGCGACTGGTCGCTGTCGGAACTGACCCGCGCCAACCTGACCGGCCTGCAAATCGCCACGCTGGTGGTGGCCTACATCACCCTCGCCTTCTTCGGCCTGCGGGACTTCTACACCAACCGTCCGCCGGTCAAGACCAAGCCTGAGGTCAATACCGAAGCCAATGGCCCGGCCACGGCCCAACCGGGGCTGATCAAAGCGGTACCGGGTGACAACCCGTCGGCTATCCACGAACCAGGCTACACCGTGGGTGTCGAAGCCCAGGTGCAACCGGCCTACTGGACCGCGGACTGGTCACGCTACGCGATGCGCGCCCTGGTGCTGCTGTTGTTCATCGCCTCGATTCTCAAACTCTCGGCGCAAAGCTTCTCGCCGTTCCTTTACTTCCAGTTCTGA
- a CDS encoding alginate O-acetyltransferase, producing MTRSLRIFYIALFLLLLTALGLWSMRSFFGFSTNPDATVLNGRWAKAVETHYDDEFPIKRLGTNIWAALDYKLFNEGRKGVVLGRDQWLYSDEEFNPIVNEELNLQGNYALVEGVRQKLKEQGITLVMAIVPAKARLYPEHMGEVKPSSIHANLYQDFHARVAADKILAPDLLGPLQEAKQNGQQVFLRTDTHWTPEGAQVAAENLAKAIAEKAPLNGEPQRFVTEPAEKITHKGDLRQFLPLDPLFENLMPAQEPLVKRNTREADDQPAGDDALFADTQVPVALIGTSYSANPTWNFVGALKQALHSDVVNYAEDGHGPILPMLSYLKSDAFKNSPPQVLIWEFPERYLPVNNEIGDADPQWVAELKQAGARQQNVAANTQSETPDRAQN from the coding sequence ATGACCCGCTCATTACGCATCTTTTACATCGCATTGTTCCTGCTGCTGCTGACAGCACTGGGCCTGTGGTCGATGCGCAGCTTCTTCGGCTTCAGCACCAACCCTGACGCAACCGTACTCAACGGGCGCTGGGCCAAGGCCGTGGAAACGCACTACGACGACGAGTTCCCGATCAAGCGCCTGGGCACCAATATCTGGGCGGCACTGGACTACAAGCTGTTCAACGAAGGCCGCAAAGGCGTGGTCCTGGGCCGCGACCAGTGGCTGTACAGCGACGAGGAGTTCAACCCGATCGTCAATGAAGAGCTGAACCTGCAAGGCAACTACGCGCTGGTCGAAGGCGTGCGCCAGAAGCTCAAGGAACAAGGCATCACCCTGGTGATGGCGATCGTGCCGGCCAAGGCGCGCTTGTATCCGGAGCACATGGGTGAAGTGAAGCCATCGAGCATTCACGCCAACCTGTACCAGGATTTCCACGCTCGCGTGGCGGCAGACAAGATCCTCGCCCCTGACCTGCTCGGCCCGCTGCAAGAGGCCAAGCAAAACGGCCAGCAAGTGTTCCTGCGCACCGACACCCACTGGACCCCGGAAGGCGCGCAAGTGGCCGCCGAGAACCTGGCCAAGGCGATTGCCGAGAAGGCGCCACTCAACGGTGAGCCGCAACGTTTCGTCACGGAGCCCGCGGAGAAAATCACCCACAAGGGCGACCTGCGCCAGTTCCTGCCCCTGGACCCATTGTTCGAAAACCTGATGCCAGCCCAGGAGCCGCTGGTCAAGCGCAACACCCGCGAAGCCGACGACCAGCCGGCCGGCGATGACGCGCTGTTCGCTGACACCCAGGTGCCCGTGGCCCTGATCGGCACCAGCTACAGCGCCAACCCGACCTGGAACTTCGTCGGTGCACTCAAGCAAGCCCTGCACAGCGACGTCGTGAACTACGCCGAAGACGGCCATGGCCCGATTCTGCCGATGCTCAGCTACCTCAAAAGTGACGCCTTCAAGAACAGCCCGCCACAGGTGCTGATCTGGGAGTTTCCTGAACGTTATCTGCCCGTGAACAACGAAATCGGTGACGCCGACCCACAGTGGGTCGCAGAACTCAAACAAGCCGGCGCTCGTCAACAGAACGTCGCAGCTAACACTCAATCCGAGACGCCCGACCGGGCGCAAAACTGA
- a CDS encoding alginate O-acetyltransferase AlgF, producing MTFNTTPRRLAARSFKALALVASMSALSLSAFAGDSALYGPVAPKGSSFVRVYNASNAEVSATVGSTNISDVAPLASSDFSFMPGGDYSAKVGSQTVPVKLASDHYYTLVNNVSGQPQLIEEPPFKNKQKSLVRVQNLTDKALTLKTADGKTEVVPNVAAKGRGEREINPVKVTLALFEGDKKVGELKPVALERGEAAVLYVTGSGSSLSPVWVKRPVSTR from the coding sequence ATGACTTTCAACACTACTCCTCGCCGTCTCGCTGCTCGCTCCTTCAAGGCCCTTGCCCTCGTCGCCAGCATGAGCGCCCTTTCACTGTCCGCCTTTGCAGGTGATTCGGCCCTGTATGGCCCAGTCGCACCAAAAGGTTCGAGCTTCGTACGTGTCTACAACGCCAGCAACGCCGAAGTCAGCGCCACCGTTGGCAGCACCAACATCAGCGACGTAGCCCCCTTGGCCAGCAGCGACTTCAGCTTCATGCCCGGTGGTGACTACAGCGCCAAGGTCGGCAGCCAGACCGTGCCGGTGAAACTGGCTTCCGATCACTACTACACCCTGGTCAACAACGTCAGCGGCCAACCTCAACTGATCGAAGAGCCGCCGTTCAAAAACAAGCAGAAGTCCCTGGTACGCGTGCAGAATCTCACCGACAAGGCACTGACCCTCAAGACTGCCGATGGCAAGACCGAAGTGGTGCCGAACGTAGCGGCCAAAGGCCGTGGCGAGCGTGAAATCAACCCGGTGAAAGTGACCCTGGCTTTGTTCGAAGGCGACAAGAAAGTCGGCGAGCTCAAGCCCGTAGCCCTGGAGCGCGGCGAAGCGGCCGTACTGTACGTCACAGGCAGTGGCAGCAGCCTGTCGCCAGTGTGGGTGAAACGCCCGGTATCGACCCGCTGA
- a CDS encoding mannose-1-phosphate guanylyltransferase/mannose-6-phosphate isomerase yields the protein MIPVILSGGSGSRLWPLSRKQFPKQFLALTGEHTLFQQTLERLVFEGMDTPIVVCNKDHRFIVNEQLSNRKLEAQRILMEPFGRNTAPAVALTAMMLVNEGRDELMLVLPADHVIEDQKALQRALALATVAAERGEMVLFGVPATKPETGYGYIKSTNDALLPEGVSRVSHFVEKPDVKRATEFVDAGGYFWNSGMFLFRASRFLEELKKHDPDIYDTCLLTLERSEQTADTITFDEATFACCPDNSIDYAVMEKTQRACVVPLSAGWSDVGCWASLWEVNEKDTNGNVTKGDVVVQDSRNCMIHGNGKLVSVIGLDNIVVVETKDAMMIAHKDKVQGVKQMVNTLNAQGRTETQNHCEVYRPWGSYDSVDMGGRFQVKHISVKPGACLSLQMHHHRAEHWIVVSGTAEVTCDENVFLLCENQSTYIPIASVHRLRNPGKIPLEIIEVQSGSYLGEDDIERFEDIYGRSTPVERGVSVKTIAQ from the coding sequence ATGATTCCGGTGATCTTGTCAGGTGGTAGCGGCTCACGTCTTTGGCCGCTTTCGCGCAAGCAATTCCCTAAACAGTTCCTGGCCCTGACCGGCGAACACACCCTGTTCCAACAGACCCTCGAGCGCCTGGTGTTCGAAGGCATGGACACGCCGATCGTGGTCTGCAACAAAGACCACCGGTTCATCGTCAACGAGCAACTGAGCAACCGCAAACTGGAAGCCCAGCGCATCCTGATGGAACCGTTCGGCCGCAACACCGCACCGGCGGTGGCGCTGACCGCGATGATGCTGGTCAATGAAGGTCGCGACGAACTGATGCTGGTGCTGCCGGCCGACCACGTGATCGAAGACCAGAAAGCCCTGCAACGTGCCCTGGCCCTGGCCACCGTGGCCGCCGAGCGTGGCGAAATGGTGCTGTTCGGCGTACCGGCCACCAAACCGGAAACCGGCTACGGCTACATCAAGTCGACCAACGATGCGCTACTGCCTGAAGGCGTGAGCCGCGTCTCGCACTTCGTCGAAAAACCCGACGTCAAGCGCGCCACCGAGTTCGTCGACGCCGGCGGTTATTTCTGGAACAGCGGCATGTTCCTGTTCCGCGCCAGCCGTTTCCTCGAAGAGTTGAAAAAGCATGATCCGGACATCTACGACACCTGCCTGCTGACCCTGGAGCGCAGTGAGCAGACCGCAGACACCATCACCTTCGACGAAGCCACCTTCGCCTGCTGCCCGGACAACTCCATCGACTACGCCGTGATGGAAAAAACCCAGCGCGCCTGCGTGGTACCACTGTCGGCGGGCTGGAGCGACGTCGGTTGCTGGGCGTCGCTGTGGGAAGTCAATGAAAAAGACACCAACGGCAACGTCACCAAGGGCGATGTGGTGGTCCAGGACAGCCGCAACTGCATGATCCATGGCAACGGCAAACTGGTGTCGGTGATCGGCCTGGACAACATCGTGGTGGTCGAAACCAAGGACGCCATGATGATCGCCCACAAGGACAAGGTCCAAGGCGTCAAGCAGATGGTCAACACCCTTAACGCACAGGGCCGTACCGAGACCCAGAACCACTGCGAAGTCTATCGCCCATGGGGTTCCTATGATTCGGTGGACATGGGCGGTCGCTTCCAGGTCAAGCACATCTCGGTCAAGCCGGGCGCGTGCCTGTCACTGCAGATGCACCACCACCGCGCCGAACACTGGATCGTGGTCAGCGGCACCGCCGAAGTGACCTGCGACGAGAACGTGTTCCTGCTCTGCGAAAACCAGTCGACCTACATCCCGATCGCGTCGGTCCACCGCTTGCGCAACCCGGGCAAGATCCCGCTGGAAATCATCGAAGTGCAGTCCGGCAGCTACCTGGGCGAAGACGACATCGAACGTTTCGAAGACATCTACGGTCGCTCCACCCCGGTTGAGCGCGGCGTCTCGGTGAAAACCATCGCGCAGTAA
- a CDS encoding multidrug transporter, giving the protein MLIGVLLVITWLILLLRYPAKALPVSLAAFVGLGLVAAWVLWQENRETRQLERLELRLTYAPEHCPADRPLLLNMNNGNDVPLTELRWRIAAYAPGDTINLADNPYTAPRYRGPGELQAGASWQDCLPLPALRPGYRPQTLEFRAERLQGSFSK; this is encoded by the coding sequence ATGCTCATCGGCGTCCTGCTGGTCATCACCTGGCTCATCCTGCTGTTGCGCTACCCGGCCAAGGCCTTGCCGGTCTCCCTGGCGGCGTTCGTCGGCCTGGGCCTGGTGGCCGCGTGGGTGCTCTGGCAGGAAAACCGTGAAACCCGGCAGTTGGAGCGCCTGGAACTGCGCCTCACCTACGCCCCCGAACACTGCCCCGCCGACCGTCCACTGCTGCTGAACATGAACAATGGTAACGATGTGCCGTTGACCGAACTGCGTTGGCGGATCGCCGCCTACGCGCCCGGCGATACCATCAACCTGGCCGACAACCCCTACACCGCGCCCCGCTACCGGGGTCCGGGCGAACTGCAAGCCGGCGCCAGTTGGCAGGACTGTCTGCCCCTGCCAGCGCTGCGCCCTGGCTATCGCCCGCAAACCCTGGAGTTTCGCGCCGAGCGGTTGCAAGGTAGTTTCTCCAAGTGA
- a CDS encoding SDR family oxidoreductase: MPVALITGCSSGIGRALADAFKAAGYQVWATARKVEDVAVLNAAGFTAVQLDVNDGQALEQLSERINQQHGGLDVLINNAGYGAMGPLLDGGVPAMQRQFETNVFALVGVTRALFPVLRRAKGLVVNIGSVSGVLVTPFAGAYCASKAAVHALSDALRMELAPFGIRVMEVQPGAIASSFAKNAGHEAEQLISEQSPWWPLRDGIRARAKASQDNPTPASEFADGLLKAVQHPKPPRLLRLGNGSRALPLMAGLLPKGLLEKGLMKRFGLGGSL; this comes from the coding sequence ATGCCCGTTGCGTTGATTACCGGATGTTCCAGCGGCATCGGCCGCGCCCTCGCCGACGCCTTCAAGGCTGCCGGCTACCAGGTCTGGGCCACTGCGCGCAAAGTCGAGGACGTGGCAGTGCTCAACGCTGCCGGGTTCACGGCGGTGCAATTGGACGTGAATGACGGTCAGGCCCTGGAGCAGTTGAGCGAGCGGATCAACCAACAGCACGGTGGCCTCGATGTGCTGATCAACAATGCCGGCTACGGCGCCATGGGGCCGCTGCTGGACGGCGGCGTACCGGCCATGCAGCGCCAGTTCGAGACCAACGTATTCGCCCTCGTCGGCGTAACGCGTGCACTGTTTCCGGTGCTGCGCCGGGCCAAAGGCCTGGTGGTGAACATCGGCAGCGTTTCCGGTGTGCTGGTCACGCCGTTTGCGGGTGCCTATTGCGCCTCGAAGGCAGCGGTGCACGCCCTGAGTGATGCGCTGCGCATGGAACTGGCACCGTTCGGCATCCGCGTGATGGAAGTCCAACCCGGCGCCATTGCCTCCAGCTTCGCCAAGAATGCCGGGCATGAGGCCGAACAGTTGATCAGCGAGCAATCGCCCTGGTGGCCCCTGCGCGACGGCATCCGCGCCCGGGCCAAGGCCTCCCAGGACAACCCCACCCCGGCCAGCGAATTCGCCGATGGGCTGCTCAAGGCTGTACAACATCCCAAGCCACCGCGCCTGCTGCGCCTGGGCAATGGCAGCCGGGCCTTGCCGTTGATGGCCGGATTGCTGCCCAAGGGGTTGCTGGAGAAGGGGTTGATGAAGCGGTTTGGGCTGGGCGGGTCGCTGTAG
- a CDS encoding HlyD family secretion protein, with the protein MKKFFSLLATLLVLALALWIGRTLWVHYMNTPWTRDGRVRADIINVAADVSGEVVEVPVRDNQTVKKGDLLLRIDPEHYRIAVKQARALVASRKATWEMRKVNAHRRADLDSLVISRENRDDASNIADSAQADYQNAQAQLEAAELNLARTEVRAAVDGYVTNLNVHRGDYARIGEAKMAVVDMNSFWVYGFFEETKLPKVRIGDAAQLQLMSGEMLKGHVESISRGIYDRDNPESRELIADVNPTFNWVRLAQRVPVRIHLDEVPQGVLLAAGMTCTVVVEPQGER; encoded by the coding sequence ATGAAAAAGTTTTTCAGCCTGCTGGCGACACTGTTGGTGCTGGCCCTGGCGCTGTGGATTGGCCGTACGTTGTGGGTGCATTACATGAACACCCCCTGGACCCGCGATGGTCGGGTGCGGGCCGACATCATCAACGTCGCTGCCGATGTCAGTGGTGAGGTGGTCGAGGTGCCGGTGCGCGACAACCAAACCGTAAAAAAGGGTGACCTGCTGCTGCGCATCGACCCCGAGCACTACCGCATCGCGGTCAAACAGGCGCGCGCCCTGGTGGCGTCGCGCAAGGCCACCTGGGAAATGCGCAAGGTCAACGCCCATCGCCGAGCCGACCTGGACAGCCTGGTGATCTCCCGGGAAAACCGCGACGACGCCAGCAACATCGCCGACTCGGCCCAGGCCGATTACCAGAACGCCCAGGCGCAACTGGAGGCGGCCGAGCTGAACCTGGCGCGCACCGAAGTCCGCGCGGCGGTGGACGGCTACGTCACCAACCTCAACGTGCACCGTGGCGACTACGCGCGCATCGGCGAGGCGAAGATGGCGGTGGTGGACATGAATTCGTTCTGGGTTTATGGCTTCTTCGAAGAGACCAAGTTACCCAAGGTGCGGATCGGTGATGCGGCGCAATTGCAGCTCATGAGCGGTGAAATGCTCAAGGGGCATGTGGAAAGCATCTCCCGTGGCATCTACGACCGTGACAACCCCGAAAGCCGCGAACTGATCGCCGACGTGAACCCGACCTTCAACTGGGTGCGCCTGGCCCAGCGGGTGCCGGTGCGGATTCATCTCGATGAAGTGCCGCAGGGTGTGCTGCTGGCGGCGGGGATGACGTGTACGGTGGTGGTCGAGCCCCAGGGCGAGCGTTGA
- a CDS encoding DUF1656 domain-containing protein yields MPREIAFHGVYMPTMTLMFFIAAALAWALDRFLSGLDLYRFFWHPALLRLSLFTCLFGALALTVYR; encoded by the coding sequence ATGCCCCGTGAGATCGCCTTCCACGGCGTGTACATGCCCACCATGACTCTGATGTTTTTCATCGCCGCCGCCCTGGCCTGGGCGTTGGATCGCTTCCTGTCGGGGCTGGACCTGTACCGCTTCTTCTGGCACCCGGCGTTGCTGCGCCTGAGTCTGTTTACCTGCCTGTTCGGCGCGCTGGCGCTGACGGTCTACCGTTGA